The Prosthecochloris marina genome window below encodes:
- a CDS encoding thiol-disulfide oxidoreductase DCC family protein: MIDQPAVGNRNVQFEAEDIMTQNPLPERIVIFDGVCNLCEFSVNFIYERDRTGKFTFTPSQSPLGKMLLQQHQINADSLDTVVLVTNNKLYSRSTAALKIASELDPPWNGLQLFSLIPSAIRDQLYAFIARNRYKWFGKKDSCMIPTGEIKARFLEQLPPES; the protein is encoded by the coding sequence ATGATCGATCAACCCGCCGTTGGTAATCGTAACGTTCAATTCGAAGCAGAAGATATCATGACACAAAACCCCTTACCGGAAAGAATCGTTATTTTTGATGGAGTATGCAACCTGTGTGAATTCTCGGTCAACTTCATCTATGAAAGAGACCGAACCGGAAAGTTTACTTTTACACCCTCGCAGTCACCTCTCGGCAAAATGCTCCTGCAGCAGCATCAGATAAACGCTGACAGTCTTGACACGGTTGTTCTGGTTACAAACAACAAGCTCTATTCACGCAGCACAGCTGCGCTGAAAATAGCATCCGAACTGGATCCTCCCTGGAATGGCCTTCAGCTATTTTCATTGATACCTTCAGCAATACGCGACCAACTCTATGCTTTCATCGCAAGAAACAGATATAAATGGTTCGGCAAAAAGGACAGCTGTATGATACCAACAGGGGAAATAAAGGCAAGATTTCTCGAACAACTGCCACCGGAATCCTGA
- a CDS encoding class I SAM-dependent methyltransferase — translation MSNFKDRFSNHASAYRLYRPLYPAALFEHLASLAPMRESAWDCATGNGQSAICLSKFFKQVYATDASREQITHAIQKPNIIYSVSPAHSAPLPDNSVDLVTVAQAIHWFDNERFYREVCRVLKKDGIVAAWAYHLPTIDLEIDGIFQTLYSEILGQFWEKEISHILSEYRELYFPFTILPSPSFSMKTSWSLDQLIGYLQTWSALDPYRERYGKNPVERIVPKLLSAWGHPSLSRKIIWPIILKIGKKLQTW, via the coding sequence ATGAGCAATTTCAAAGACAGATTTTCGAATCACGCCTCAGCATACCGTCTTTATCGCCCACTCTACCCTGCTGCGCTTTTCGAGCACCTTGCTTCACTGGCACCGATGCGGGAAAGCGCCTGGGACTGCGCAACGGGAAATGGCCAGTCTGCAATCTGTCTCTCCAAATTCTTTAAACAGGTCTATGCTACCGATGCAAGCCGTGAACAAATAACCCATGCAATACAGAAGCCCAATATCATCTACTCCGTATCTCCGGCTCACTCAGCGCCATTACCTGACAACTCCGTTGACCTGGTAACTGTAGCGCAGGCAATCCACTGGTTTGACAACGAACGCTTTTACCGCGAAGTCTGCCGGGTTCTTAAAAAAGATGGAATTGTTGCCGCATGGGCATATCATCTCCCGACAATAGACCTGGAAATTGATGGCATCTTTCAAACCCTCTATTCCGAAATCCTGGGCCAATTCTGGGAAAAAGAGATCTCACACATTCTTTCGGAATACCGAGAACTTTATTTTCCTTTTACCATACTCCCCTCACCGTCTTTCAGTATGAAAACAAGCTGGTCTCTAGACCAATTGATCGGCTACCTTCAAACATGGTCTGCATTGGACCCTTACAGAGAACGGTATGGTAAAAACCCGGTCGAACGGATTGTTCCAAAACTGCTTTCAGCATGGGGGCATCCCTCATTATCAAGAAAGATAATCTGGCCGATCATTCTTAAAATCGGCAAAAAACTTCAAACCTGGTGA